The genomic stretch TATTGAAGGGAGAGTCAATTCTGGTTGTAATAACTAACTTGTTGCATAGGTATTCATTTTGTTCAATTCTCTGTTACACTGACACATAAGCTTCCCACATGTCATTTTTGTCTTCAAATAGTCAATTAAAAGATCTGGCACTTGAATGATTCCATTCTAAATATCAAAAttcctaatttatttaattagtttagtttGAAATAAAAACACAATGAGATATTATATTTGTTCACCCTTTAGATTTAGATGTGCACGATTTTAGGGGTGCATTTCACTCTATGCTGCAGGTTGGCTGGACTTGTCGtcattacttaccaaaaaaattaatttaaataataatttcaattaaatggAATTTATGCCAAAAATTTATAGTAGGATTATATTTCTTCTAACTTCTATATCAGTTGTTATAGGCTTGGTTGCAGCTTAGTGACCATAAGTTGATGTTCAAGAGTTTCCTATTTTTCAGGTGGTTTATTTTTGGCCTTTGAGAAGCTCTTGCATCCcaatatgttatatattttcAGATACAAGTGATTGATTTTCACTTTAGCAGATGTTCCATTGTACTGATTACTGTGTACAATAACGCTAGAGATCACTGACTATTGTTACTAGCAATAGCAATATAGACAACGTATTAATGAAAGCCTTTCTTTGGTGAAGCTATTCTTTCTATAGATATTAGCAACAATAAATGATGCCTTTACTGCTCTACatattttaagaatatgaaaTTTGTGGTTTACACTTCTCCCAGTGGATATTACTTCTAGGGACAATGATGTTATTTCCTTTTCAtatatttaatggtaattttattCCTTTCGAGGTAATATGGAAGTTGTTTCCACAATTTTGTATAGTTGATTAGCTATAGGATTACAACATTGTAGTTATTGCCGTTTGAAGAGAGATTTGCATTGTGTTTTGAGGATAAaaggataaataaaaaagagcaaGTGGTTTTTGGCAGGGAAGTTTGGATAAACACTATAGCCTAGAGATTTAGTTTAGACACGTATCATTTCAAAGTTGTTATTCAATATTCACTTTATGCTATACTTTATGCaaagaaaatttaagaattgaaattttaaattttaaccatCTTTAAACTTGATTGAAGAAAGCAGAAATCCTTGAACTTTCACTTGAAATATGTACATTTTCTATAAACTAAAACAAGAAGAAACATAAGCTTGGGAagtttgtttataattttcttttctcagcTATGAAAAGCATGATATATTGGTGGGAGTGGGTCAAGACTGGCATAAGACTACTAGAATCCCATCACTAGAGTTGGTTTGAAAAGGACTCAACACTCTATTGTTTATACAGCTCAATACATTTCATTAATTGGATTAAAAAGGACTCAACACTCCATTGTTACATACATGACATCTTTTCGTAACTCTTTGTAATCAAATACCAACCTAGTTCTCTTTAGATTATTCTCTTTCATTTCAGGTATTGTTAGCTTCTCAACTCTTTTGATTCTTTATGTGGAAGCTAGATGGGAATCAATTGCTGGAACATACAAGAGTATGTCTTTCGTCAAAGAAAGTTGGTTCTACAATTATCCAGCAACTACCAAACATTTGTGTAAGTATCTGATTCCTTACGTAATTAagtttatattaataaattGGGATAAGCNNNNNNNNNNNNNNNNNNNNNNNNNNNNNNNNNNNNNNNNNNNNNNNNNNNNNNNNNNNNNNNNNNNNNNNNNNNNNNNNNNNNNNNNNNNNNNNNNNNNATGAGCCGGCGGCAAGACCGAGCCGAGACGCTTGTGGAAGCAGCGGTTCGAGTCCTCAACACAGCGGACCCATTCGAGAAGGCGCGGCTCGGCGACTCAGTCGCTTCTCAGTGGCTCCAGGGGACAATCACTCAGCCCTACGACCCGTCCCTGGACCTCCCCGTCCCAGATCGCCCCGCAAGGCTCTCCAACGTACGTGCACTTCAACTCCCTGAAATGCTTTCTTTATATAGGTCCTATCaatgataatataataagaTGTAATCATATTATAAGAACTTTAAAGCCCAAAAGCCACTGCCTTTTTGCTCGAATATTCCGTATATAATATGTAAAAGATTTGGTGTTTttatattattggatatttgGGGAGACCGAAAATTTTGTTCAAACCCATTTTTCAGTCTCTATCTCCGTGTGATTTTTTGAATTCGGTGTTTGTGTGGTTATTTTGCTGATGTGAATGCTGATTTTGAGTGAGGCCTGAGGGGGTGATGGTTGATTTAGGGGCGGCAATTTGTGTTCGTATGTCGAGAATATGTATTGGGTTTGTGTCGGATTCACAGGTCATGTCATTATGTCGCATGTTGGGTTTTGGTCGTGTTGAAgcatgaatataagattatattaatttaaatgggtcAAACTCCTTAACCCTAAAtctttaatttcgtgttgaattCGTGTTGGGTTTGCGGGTCGTGTAAAAAGTTGGCAGCTCTAATGGTCATGGTGTTTTTAGAGCATTTTTAGGTTTCAACCAAacacttgaaaatgtttttcagaCCATTTTAAGCTTTGCAAACAAACAACGGAAACCAGTTTTCCTGGAAAATATTTCAGTTGAAACATTTTCagagagaaaatattttacaccaaaagaaaagaaacggaGCCCAAGATTGAACTTTCTATCATGATGATAAGAATCACATGAAACCGTTGATAGTAGCCAGCATGGATCTTATAACAAATACTTATGTTCATTTCATGTTATTATCAACTATCAAGCAAAGGTTCAACTAAACTTAGATAGGATTTACAAAAATGTCCACGTGTTTAACAAATTTTTAGAGAATTAAAGAGGCTGTGAGATAGATGGTATTTACAAATTTGCATAAACCCACAAAAATGTACATgatacattttcatttttataacaCATGTTGATTGATATAAATGTTAATCtgacaagaaaatatataaacagTTCCATCTCATTGCACTAATAAATAGGTTTGGACTTTCACAAGAGTTCAAGAGCCTATCAATTAGTCATTATAACTAAACACAATTGTATTGACCTGCAAATAACTGAGTTATGATGGACTTCACTAATTACCAACCGTCTAATATTTACATCTCTTCACAACCATAGAAAAGATTTCTCACATGATCTTAATGCATCTAACTCATATGCACAGTTATAGCCTTTCATGTACATAAAATAGTCTTATATTTTCCAAGCACCCGaattatataaatttgttttataagtaaatcaatcttattaaaaCTTAAACACAGAGTATTTAGCAAAGCAAGAAATATTGATAGCAACCATCCACTCATAGAGTTTCGAACAATATATCTTTTAATGTTATTACCGTTCTCTCACagtcttcaaaattttgagaattgctctctccaaatatacatcaataaaAGTATCTCTCAACAAAAGACACAAAGTTTGAAAGTTTgcgattttctttttatatgatacaaaataatatgatattttatCCTTTCTTCTCTTATATGTTTTCATTTAAGTGCTTGTGGAGATCTCCATCATTATTCTTCTAGGTTTCTCCTAATTGTTTGTCGTATGACTTAAACtaattttacaataaaataatagttgGGTTCAAAGCTCCACTAAAGAAGCATCTTTCTTTCCCGAAATATTCTCAAGTATATTACTGTATGATCTATAAATGACTTGGTGTATCTATACATTACATTGAGAGATGGTACAAATGGGTatatttatattcttattgGACCTCTTCCAAATAATCAAGTACCATGACCATTTTACACCATATGTAAGgatgtctcttttttttttaataagttaattatTACCATATTAAGAAATCTGattaatagataaatatttaacattaaaatgTACTTGCGTATCCCATCCCCATTTGCTACTTTATGCTAGCTGTTCAATGAAATACATCAATGAGTCTTTTGTGCAGGTCAAGTTGGTGTCACCGAGTCTCATGCCGAAGCTTGGAAAAGGAGGTAGCTTGCAGAGTAGGCAGGCCATTGTGCATAGTCTTGTGCACATTGAGAGCTGGGCTATTGACTTGTCTTGGGTACTATATCTTTAACTTGTCTCCTTATGAGTTTATATTAAGGGAATTCTTTTATATAACACTTCTTTTTTGGAGTGTCCTTAAAACTGTTTTTGCAATAACCCAGAAGTGTACTACTACACAAATTATGCATAGAAGAACTTTGGTCCAAGTTTGGATTTTGAtataacattttgatttttgagacaccaacttaaacaaaaatgattaagagcatgtttgggattgtgtttgagaaatagagcttttaagtcaaaaataacttttgtccgcaaaagcttcatttttaagtttttgccaaaagtacattttagccggctttttggacccttaaaagcgctttttatttttttaccaaacaagtactttttctttaaatgggctttttgagtgttaaaaacacttttaggccccccaaatgcaattccaaacaggccctaaatcCACTTTGGACCCAACAATACTAGATTAATCACTTCTATTGTTATTATCCAATATGGAATTCTATGGTATCTGAAACTCTAATAGATTGAAAAACATAGTTTTTGAAAATACAATTccaaactcctttttttttttcttcattctcctgcatcatattcattttgtttttacatgTCAAAAGCGAATGTGAGGCAACTAGGCCCCAGTTATTCATATACATGTTCATGTACTTAAACCTATTCTTTTGTAGATGCAATAATTTCTTATTGTGTCTATCTCATGTGTTGTTCTCTTATTTATCTGTCATGTAAATCTGTAATTTTATAGGATATAATATCTCGCTTTGGTAAGCAAGCTGCAATGCCAAGAGATTTCTTCACCGATTTTGTTAAGGTGGCTCAGGATGAGGGCCGACACTTCACTCTCCTTGCAGAACGGCTAGAGGGGCTGGGTTCTTTTTATGGAGCATTGCCAGCTCACGATGGCCTTTGGGACTCTGCTACTGCTACTTCCAATGATCTCTTAGCACGTCTGGCAGTTGAGCATTGCGTTCATGAGGTGTTTTTTTCCTTGCCAACtttcttatttaaaatgaattcatTTGGACCAACACATATCTCCTCTGGATCATCACCTGGTGGAGTCAAGCTATATCTTTCGTTCAGAAGGATCTAGTTTTCAcaaatttagtttctaatgaACTTAGGCCATCAACATTGCTATTCAAagcaaattgattttttttttttttgttcacgCATACATCTGCTAGTAAAAATCCATTGTCCTGATTGCAGGCATTGAAGAAATGGAGCCATAGTTACAAATCATGCAACTTGGTTCTGGATTTTTGAGATGAATTGATCCTACCATTTGTGGAGATGGCTCCATTTTCTTTAACCTCTCCAAATATTTATCCTTTCATCCAGCTTGTACGTAGTGTGGGCTCATTTAGTTATAATGCAACACTAGAGTACACCCTTTCTCTATGGTGTTAgtgaataatttattatttattatttattatttatttattttttataaataataacaaatttaagtTTGAACACAGGCAAGAGGACTTGATGTGCTGCCCACAACCATTTCTCGGTTTCGCAATGGAGGCGATAATGAGACAGCAGAGTTATTAGAGAGAGTGATTTACCCAGAAGAGATTACCCATTGTGCTGCTGGGGTTAAATGGTTTAAATATCTTTGCCTAAGGGCTGAAAATCCTGCTTGGAATCAAGGCAGCATGGCATCTGCAGGTGGGGCAGGAGAAAGTGAAAAAACGCTAGAGGAAAATGAAGTAATTCAGAAGTTTCACTCAATAGTGAGGACATACTTCAGGGGACCATTGAAGCCACCTTTCAATGAGGATGCAAGAAAAGCTGCTGGGTTTGGCCCTCAGTGGTATGAACCACTTGCTGTCAAAGAGGTTAACCCTAGAGTgacaacaatattttaattagaaaaacaaattctGATAAAGTTTGTTTACGACTTTGGAATTGTTTCTTATATTCTCCAAGAGGCAAAtgtgtttttccattttttttccccatatTATTTTAGATGAGGCTGCCCACAATGGGGTCACAGGAACCCTAAGAATCAGTTTTTGAAAGCATATAGTGCCTTCGAATCTGGGTTGTTTTAATGCAATGTATAGTTTTAGGAAACGTTCTGTTTTTCttgcttggatttttttttttagcttgtgTGCAGTTATGCTGCTTGTTGCAATTTTGAACTCTATTTGCTTATAATTTGAAGACCTTCCCAAGGCCGTTTAGAGCACTCGAAATAGTTTAGCTATTTTTTACTTctattttaaatagataaacaaaacactaaaaaatctTCTACATTgaattatgcatctcaaatgcaaaatagatttttgttgcatttgtgaACATACTATTTCTTATTAATATACCGTAGGTAGCGACACTGGTCATACATCTATCttattaatatactatttctctatacacatctctcttttcccaaaatattctcatattatttctcttcaacatctctcttttcccaaaaaaattttctgctATTTCTCTTTTCAcatatcttttttccaaaaattgaaaaatatgatttttttttagggaaaatacaattcttataaaaaaaataaaataaaatttaaatgacatagacaaaataaatagataattggATGTATGgtatcttttaaaactcattagttaaactagataaagtggattttgattagttattttgcataaaaaaataaaataataaaataaaataaaatttaaatgacagacaaaataaatagataatttgatgtatgatatcttttaaaactcattagttaaactagataaagtgggctttaattagttatatatatatatatatatatatatatatatatatatatataaaaccaatgtgaatgctcttattcTTATTGGTCGTggctgacaaaaaaaaaaaaatctgaagtCAAACCAATCAAGCACTAGTTCATCATCtgctttatttatttgcttaagcTTGTGTAACATACAAGTGTACCTTGTATGACATCATTGAAATTCAACACATTCTATATGCCTTCAGAGATGTCAACACATTCTATATGCCTTCAGAGATGTCCATCTCCCTGGCAGTGCCTAAATGTCCTCCTCCTATTCAACTTCTCTAAAAATCAACCTTTTGATTTGTAGGACTCACATAGGTGAAGGTGTAGATTCTACAAATTCAGCAATTCTCATACATCTTAGGAAAAGGTTCCAGTCATCTGGCCATTAACTTCTTGACCTTTCCGTACTGGTAAAGCTGCATCTGCTGTAACTGGTCTATCTCAATTTTGTGGCCATCGAATGCTTCGGTTACTAATATCTATGCAGAAAACAGGTTTACAGATTGTCAAAACGAAGATTAAGATCAAGCTTTTGGCCTAATTAGGAACTAGGGACACAGGTACTACAATGAACATTTCACCAGCATCACCATCAATAACAATCCAGAATTCATTCATTGACAAAGATGCTTATTTTCCTTGGTTTTTTTATACATCATTATTCTGAAAAATGGAGTAATGAAAAAAATCAGAACCTTCTAACAGTTGTGTTTTCTTATCCAGAAAACCTCAGTACAATTGTCTTAAACCTCATAACATTAGAAACCTGAAAATTGTGCAAAAACCTCATGGCTTATGCGCCTCAGCAATTTGGTTATCTATGGGAAAGTTGGGTTCAAAAATACCGCAAGCAAGACGGTAGAATGGAGGGGAACtccatgaagaaatttttttttttgataggtgaCTCCATGAAGAAAATTACACGCTAATCTGAAAAATTCTgacaaaattttgaattacatCCTCCACCATGGTTGATCTCAGGGTATCCCAGTAGTTAATTGGGGGCTTCTCTTATGTTATTACAGAAGAAGTCTTCGGACGTCACTAAAGTTTGAATGCAAAGCTGAGAGGAATGCACCTGCAGGATAAAGTAGTGTTAACCTCATAAGTACACATATAATATGAATAGGGATGGAACTATGTTATCATGACCCTCCAGGCGGCCTTTGGACTACTTATATAGCAAATAACTTGAATGGGCGATgaaaaaaacaatagaagactaaaaaataaaacaagaaagaaataaatcagaACCCTCTATATTAGTTCTGCATTTATCTACCAACAACAATTAGAAAGTAGAGCATATTTCAAGTCTGAGCTTCACTCGCGGCCAATCTCAGTAAGGAATTTAGATACTCTATGCAATAAGCCTCCCCAATTTGTCATTAACCAATGGCGTCATGATACATTCAAGGATGAACATGGCCTGTCACCCAATGTAGGGGCAACTTGGCAGCCAACTCTCTGC from Corylus avellana chromosome ca1, CavTom2PMs-1.0 encodes the following:
- the LOC132171789 gene encoding uncharacterized protein LOC132171789, whose translation is MSRRQDRAETLVEAAVRVLNTADPFEKARLGDSVASQWLQGTITQPYDPSLDLPVPDRPARLSNVKLVSPSLMPKLGKGGSLQSRQAIVHSLVHIESWAIDLSWDIISRFGKQAAMPRDFFTDFVKVAQDEGRHFTLLAERLEGLGSFYGALPAHDGLWDSATATSNDLLARLAVEHCVHEARGLDVLPTTISRFRNGGDNETAELLERVIYPEEITHCAAGVKWFKYLCLRAENPAWNQGSMASAGGAGESEKTLEENEVIQKFHSIVRTYFRGPLKPPFNEDARKAAGFGPQWYEPLAVKEVNPRVTTIF